In one window of Nodosilinea sp. PGN35 DNA:
- a CDS encoding ABC transporter ATP-binding protein has translation MASFQHVLRYYSRYRRAAIWSIAASSLFQVVDLAVPYSIGQILNVLSQQPIDPLSQGMVDGVAAAVGYPAGPGLALALFLAMIFFATVVRAPIQPWLADWFHWDIALRTRRDHSYSVIRKLLTLPLGYYDLHNPGRISGRVARGLSNHTWTYPEIAGQLIPKLIRITGIFVIIWWIDWRIALVFLVSFIGILSFSLKDLIRLNKKEQALDTYMENTESRTSEIITNIKTVKAFAAEGDELRRQSQRLRREFAVVIRVIHKGYVILGTWQDFIIQSCVFGLLVMTLLATLGGHISLGHFITTLTVSSMAYSELEPISNLGEVFARRYASMLRFHEFMEEPLGTDAVNLVDDPASLPSYQFTGKVHFDQVSFGYDDEKPVLQNIDLLIEPYQTVALVGRSGSGKSTLVKLLFRYFDPHSGRILIDGEDIRQLDVTGYRKRLAIVHQEVDVFNGTLLDNLKYGNPTATMEQVNEACRIARVDEFIHRLPKGYYTVVGERGVRLSGGQRQRLGIARALLVNPDVLVFDEATSSLDYESERSIQLAMRSILGTRTTIIIAHRLSTVREADKIVVLEEGRIAEVGNHEELLAHGGIYHRLHVLQETGELVS, from the coding sequence ATGGCTTCCTTTCAACACGTGCTTCGCTACTACAGTCGCTACCGCCGGGCCGCGATCTGGAGCATTGCCGCCAGCAGCCTGTTTCAGGTGGTGGATCTGGCGGTGCCCTACAGCATTGGTCAGATTCTCAACGTGCTCTCCCAGCAGCCCATCGACCCCCTTAGCCAGGGTATGGTCGATGGGGTGGCGGCTGCGGTGGGCTACCCGGCGGGGCCGGGTTTAGCCCTGGCCCTGTTTTTGGCCATGATTTTTTTCGCCACCGTAGTCCGCGCTCCGATCCAGCCCTGGCTGGCCGACTGGTTTCACTGGGATATTGCCCTGCGCACCCGGCGCGACCACAGCTACTCGGTGATTCGCAAACTGCTGACTCTGCCCTTGGGGTACTACGACCTGCACAACCCTGGCCGCATCTCCGGTCGGGTGGCGCGGGGGCTGTCTAACCACACCTGGACCTACCCCGAAATTGCCGGGCAGCTCATCCCTAAGCTAATCCGCATTACCGGCATTTTTGTAATCATCTGGTGGATTGACTGGCGCATTGCCCTGGTCTTTTTGGTGTCGTTTATCGGCATTCTCAGCTTTAGCCTCAAGGATCTGATTCGCCTGAACAAAAAGGAGCAGGCCCTCGACACCTACATGGAGAACACCGAAAGCCGCACCTCGGAGATCATCACCAACATCAAAACCGTGAAGGCGTTTGCGGCGGAGGGTGACGAGCTGCGGCGGCAGAGCCAGCGGCTGCGGCGGGAGTTCGCGGTGGTGATTCGCGTCATTCACAAGGGCTACGTCATTCTCGGCACCTGGCAGGATTTCATCATCCAGAGCTGCGTGTTTGGTCTGCTGGTGATGACTCTGCTGGCCACCCTGGGGGGCCACATCTCCCTGGGGCATTTCATCACCACCCTGACGGTGTCGAGCATGGCCTATTCGGAGCTAGAGCCGATCAGCAACCTGGGCGAGGTCTTTGCCCGCCGCTACGCCTCGATGCTGCGCTTCCACGAGTTTATGGAAGAGCCCCTGGGCACCGACGCGGTGAACCTGGTGGACGATCCGGCCAGCCTGCCCAGCTACCAGTTCACCGGCAAGGTGCACTTTGACCAGGTAAGCTTTGGCTACGACGACGAAAAGCCCGTACTACAAAATATCGATCTGCTGATCGAGCCCTACCAAACGGTGGCCCTGGTGGGCCGCTCTGGCTCGGGTAAGTCAACCCTGGTGAAACTGCTGTTTCGCTACTTTGACCCCCACAGCGGCCGCATTTTGATCGATGGCGAAGACATTCGCCAGCTGGATGTAACGGGCTACCGGAAGCGGCTGGCGATCGTGCACCAGGAGGTGGATGTGTTTAACGGCACCCTGCTTGACAACCTCAAGTACGGCAACCCCACGGCCACCATGGAGCAGGTGAACGAAGCCTGCCGCATCGCCCGGGTGGATGAGTTCATTCACCGGCTGCCCAAGGGGTACTACACCGTGGTGGGCGAGCGGGGGGTGCGGCTCTCGGGCGGGCAGCGGCAGCGACTGGGCATTGCCCGCGCCCTGCTGGTCAACCCCGACGTGCTGGTGTTTGACGAGGCCACCTCTAGCCTCGACTACGAGTCGGAGCGCTCGATCCAATTAGCGATGCGCTCTATCTTGGGCACCCGCACCACGATCATCATTGCCCACCGCCTGAGTACCGTGCGCGAGGCCGACAAGATCGTGGTGCTGGAGGAGGGCCGCATTGCTGAGGTGGGCAACCACGAGGAGTTGTTGGCCCACGGCGGCATCTACCACCGCCTGCACGTGCTGCAAGAAACCGGCGAACTGGTGAGTTAA
- a CDS encoding transporter substrate-binding domain-containing protein, whose product MTWNWLGFGLVLGAQLAVLPVFAADLDTIRQRGRVVVAVRDGWQPLSFRNGDDDLVGLEVDLARGLASAIFADPAAVELMVVASGDRIPAVLDGRADLAIAGLTLTAGRQRLVSFSPPYYLDGGAVLVRDPQVQSLADLQRRRLGVLQGASTVAVVRHLLPLAALTPLASYQEAFNRLSTGQIDGFAGDVTVLVGWQQNHSGYYLVPRLLSAEPLAIALPKGTQYTELRALVNQTVIGWHHSGWLEERATFWGLP is encoded by the coding sequence ATGACGTGGAACTGGCTTGGGTTTGGTTTGGTGCTGGGGGCGCAGCTAGCTGTGCTCCCAGTTTTTGCTGCCGATCTCGACACGATTCGCCAGCGGGGTCGGGTGGTGGTGGCCGTGCGCGACGGTTGGCAGCCCCTCAGCTTTCGCAACGGTGACGACGATCTGGTGGGGCTTGAGGTCGATCTGGCGCGGGGGCTGGCCTCGGCAATTTTTGCCGACCCGGCGGCGGTGGAGCTGATGGTGGTGGCCAGCGGCGATCGCATTCCTGCGGTGCTAGACGGTCGGGCCGACCTGGCGATCGCGGGGCTGACCCTGACTGCGGGCCGCCAGCGGCTGGTGAGCTTTAGCCCTCCCTACTACCTCGACGGCGGCGCGGTGCTGGTGCGCGATCCCCAGGTGCAGAGCCTGGCCGATCTCCAGCGGCGACGGCTGGGAGTGCTCCAGGGGGCCAGTACTGTAGCGGTGGTGCGCCATCTGCTGCCGCTGGCGGCCCTCACCCCTCTGGCCAGCTACCAGGAGGCCTTTAACCGACTCAGCACCGGCCAGATTGACGGCTTTGCCGGCGATGTTACGGTGCTGGTGGGGTGGCAGCAAAACCACAGCGGCTACTACCTGGTGCCCCGCCTGCTGTCGGCAGAGCCCCTGGCGATCGCCCTGCCCAAGGGCACCCAGTACACCGAGCTGCGCGCCCTGGTGAATCAAACCGTCATCGGCTGGCACCACAGCGGCTGGTTAGAAGAGCGGGCTACCTTCTGGGGGTTGCCCTAG
- a CDS encoding tetratricopeptide repeat protein — translation MENSNLLLIYLGILLALLSVAAFFVVRQVIKTRRIESTLGRLQSRLTKEKGTAQEYYELGSLLLDKKLYTQAALYLQQAIKQLGDDEAENAAVVYNALGYAYFAQDQYDLAIRNYKEALKISPDYVTALNNLGHSYERKQLTSQALEMYQTALAVEPKNSTARRRADSLKKRVAPAEKS, via the coding sequence ATGGAAAACAGCAACCTGCTTCTCATCTACTTAGGTATTCTGCTGGCGTTGCTGAGCGTTGCCGCCTTTTTTGTGGTGCGCCAGGTAATCAAGACCCGCCGCATTGAGAGCACTCTGGGGCGGCTTCAGTCGCGCCTCACCAAAGAAAAGGGCACGGCCCAGGAGTACTACGAACTGGGCAGCCTCCTGCTCGACAAAAAGCTCTACACCCAGGCCGCCCTCTACCTTCAGCAGGCCATTAAGCAGCTGGGTGACGACGAGGCCGAAAATGCCGCCGTGGTCTACAACGCCCTGGGCTATGCCTACTTTGCCCAGGACCAGTACGACCTGGCCATTCGCAACTACAAAGAAGCGCTAAAAATTTCGCCTGATTACGTCACTGCCCTCAACAACCTGGGGCACAGCTATGAGCGTAAGCAGCTCACCTCCCAGGCCCTAGAAATGTACCAGACGGCGCTGGCCGTAGAGCCCAAAAACTCTACGGCTCGCCGCCGCGCCGACTCGCTCAAAAAACGCGTTGCCCCCGCCGAAAAATCCTAG
- a CDS encoding thiamine phosphate synthase codes for MPHGAGLPSLPGCADAAVYRILDANLDRAREGLRIVEEWCRFGLNNPAQTEQIKHLRQTLAQWHAPELRLCRDTPGDPGVALTHPQEAERTSITAVLQANLCRVQEALRVLEEYGKLYRSDLASGAKAMRYRVYTLESELLGGHRLQRLHQGLTYLVTSPCDRLLPIVEAALQGGMALVQYRDKHADDHLRLELAHQLKALCHRYGALFLINDRVDLALAVEADGVHLGQSDLPIAVARQLLGGQRIVGRSTTNPDEMQRAIAEGADYIGVGPVFATPTKPGKAAAGLDYVRYAAEHATVPWYAIGGINTDNLSEVLQAGAERVAVVRAIVEAENPTLIAQYFAAQTNHRRAFPAAAAPASQVN; via the coding sequence ATGCCCCACGGCGCAGGGCTACCGTCCCTGCCCGGTTGCGCCGACGCCGCCGTCTACCGCATTCTCGATGCCAACCTCGACCGGGCGCGGGAGGGGTTGCGCATCGTCGAAGAGTGGTGCCGTTTTGGCCTCAACAACCCCGCTCAGACCGAGCAGATTAAACACCTGCGCCAAACCCTGGCCCAGTGGCACGCCCCAGAGCTGCGCCTGTGCCGCGACACCCCTGGCGATCCTGGGGTGGCCCTCACCCATCCCCAGGAGGCGGAGCGCACCAGCATTACAGCGGTGCTACAGGCCAACCTGTGCCGGGTACAGGAGGCGTTGCGGGTGCTGGAGGAATACGGCAAGCTCTACCGCAGTGACCTGGCATCTGGGGCCAAGGCGATGCGCTACCGGGTCTATACCCTGGAGAGCGAGCTGCTTGGCGGCCACCGGTTGCAGAGGCTGCACCAGGGGTTGACCTATCTGGTGACGTCGCCCTGCGATCGCCTGCTGCCCATTGTCGAAGCCGCCCTGCAAGGGGGTATGGCCCTGGTGCAGTACCGCGACAAACACGCCGACGATCACCTCCGGCTGGAGCTGGCCCACCAGCTCAAGGCGCTGTGCCACCGCTACGGGGCGCTGTTTCTGATCAACGATCGCGTCGATCTGGCCCTGGCGGTGGAGGCCGACGGTGTACACCTGGGCCAAAGCGACCTGCCCATTGCCGTCGCTCGCCAGCTTTTGGGCGGCCAGCGCATTGTTGGCCGTTCGACCACCAACCCCGACGAAATGCAGCGGGCGATCGCCGAGGGGGCCGACTACATTGGTGTTGGCCCGGTGTTTGCCACCCCGACCAAACCCGGCAAAGCCGCCGCTGGCCTCGACTACGTGCGCTACGCCGCCGAGCACGCCACGGTGCCCTGGTATGCGATCGGCGGTATCAATACCGACAACCTGAGCGAGGTGCTCCAGGCCGGAGCCGAGCGAGTCGCCGTCGTCCGCGCCATTGTCGAGGCTGAAAACCCCACCCTCATCGCCCAGTACTTCGCTGCCCAGACCAATCACCGCCGCGCCTTCCCCGCCGCTGCCGCCCCGGCTAGCCAGGTGAATTGA
- the thiS gene encoding sulfur carrier protein ThiS, with protein MVDPTADSFTLLVNGEPQPCAPGTVLPTFLESLGLNPRLVAVEYNGEILHRQRWETTHLRPHDRLEIVTIVGGG; from the coding sequence ATGGTTGACCCCACCGCCGACAGCTTCACCCTCCTCGTCAACGGCGAACCTCAGCCTTGCGCCCCTGGCACGGTGCTGCCCACCTTTTTAGAATCCCTGGGGCTCAACCCCAGACTAGTGGCGGTGGAGTACAACGGCGAAATTCTCCACCGCCAGCGGTGGGAGACCACCCACCTGCGCCCCCACGACCGTCTGGAAATTGTCACCATTGTCGGCGGCGGTTAG
- a CDS encoding DUF1517 domain-containing protein: MVKQLFQRLKPFLKPLMAVVLALVLVFGTADGAWAAAGGRMGGGSFRAPAPRMSPTPRTYAPGGGGYYPGGGFGMPFLFPFIGIGGGFGGLFTLLIFIAIANVVVRGLRGATADDGYATSVGSSNPPVALAKLQVGLLAEARALQDDLNRLATTADTGTSQGLAKLLQETTLALLRHPDYWAYAASEDKQTRLLSAEQEFNRYTLSARSRFSAETLSNVNNQLTQAEPQALLTGSNSEAPGEYILATVVVATQGKLDLPDIYSSADLRQALGQIGAISSENLLAVEVLWTPQQSGETLSADELVAQYPELKLI; this comes from the coding sequence ATGGTCAAACAACTTTTTCAACGCCTTAAGCCGTTTCTCAAGCCGCTAATGGCTGTGGTTTTAGCCCTGGTGCTGGTGTTTGGCACCGCCGATGGGGCCTGGGCCGCAGCGGGCGGGCGCATGGGGGGCGGCAGCTTTCGGGCTCCTGCGCCGCGCATGAGCCCTACCCCTCGCACCTACGCCCCCGGCGGCGGTGGCTACTACCCTGGGGGCGGCTTTGGTATGCCGTTTCTGTTTCCCTTTATTGGCATTGGGGGCGGCTTTGGCGGGTTGTTTACCCTGCTGATTTTCATTGCGATCGCCAATGTAGTGGTGCGCGGCCTGCGCGGTGCCACCGCTGACGATGGCTACGCTACCTCGGTGGGCAGCAGCAATCCGCCAGTGGCCCTAGCCAAGCTTCAGGTGGGTCTGCTGGCCGAGGCCCGGGCGCTGCAAGATGACCTCAACCGCCTGGCCACCACCGCCGACACCGGCACCTCCCAGGGGTTGGCCAAGCTGCTGCAAGAGACCACCCTGGCTCTGCTGCGCCACCCCGACTACTGGGCCTACGCCGCCAGTGAAGACAAGCAGACCCGCCTGCTCAGTGCCGAGCAGGAGTTTAACCGCTACACCCTTTCGGCCCGCAGCCGGTTTAGCGCCGAAACCCTCTCGAACGTCAACAATCAGCTCACCCAGGCCGAGCCCCAGGCCCTGCTGACCGGCAGCAATAGCGAGGCTCCCGGCGAGTACATTCTGGCGACGGTGGTCGTTGCCACCCAGGGCAAACTCGACCTGCCCGACATCTACTCTTCCGCCGACCTGCGCCAGGCCCTGGGCCAAATTGGGGCGATCTCGAGCGAAAACCTGCTGGCGGTTGAGGTGCTGTGGACACCCCAGCAGTCGGGAGAGACGCTGAGCGCCGATGAACTGGTAGCCCAGTACCCCGAGCTGAAGCTGATCTAG
- the rplT gene encoding 50S ribosomal protein L20, with translation MARVKRGNVARKRRNKVLKLAKGFRGSHSKLFRTANQQVMKALRYAYRDRRNRKRDFRRLWITRINAASRLHGLSYSQLIGQLKKSNIDINRKMLAQMAVLDPDGFAKVVEVASQA, from the coding sequence ATGGCACGTGTCAAGCGCGGCAACGTAGCACGCAAGCGCCGCAACAAAGTTCTCAAGCTAGCCAAAGGGTTTAGAGGGTCGCACTCTAAGCTATTTCGCACAGCCAACCAGCAGGTGATGAAGGCTCTGCGGTACGCCTATCGCGATCGCCGCAATCGGAAACGCGATTTTCGCCGCCTGTGGATTACCCGCATCAATGCGGCCTCGCGCCTACACGGCCTGAGCTACAGCCAGCTGATTGGCCAGCTCAAAAAGTCCAATATTGATATCAACCGCAAGATGCTCGCCCAGATGGCCGTGCTCGACCCCGACGGCTTTGCCAAAGTGGTTGAAGTCGCCAGCCAGGCCTAG
- the rpmI gene encoding 50S ribosomal protein L35: MPKLKSRKAAAKRFRRSGSGKIMRRKAFKNHMLQHKNAERRSRLSKIALVSEEDAPNVELMLPYL; the protein is encoded by the coding sequence ATGCCCAAGCTCAAGTCTCGCAAAGCTGCCGCTAAGCGCTTTCGTCGCAGTGGCAGCGGCAAAATTATGCGTCGCAAGGCGTTTAAAAATCACATGCTGCAGCACAAAAATGCAGAGCGGCGCTCCCGGCTTTCTAAGATTGCCCTGGTCTCTGAAGAAGACGCTCCCAACGTGGAGCTGATGCTGCCCTACCTCTAG
- a CDS encoding response regulator transcription factor: protein MPRILVIDDDAAIAELVSVNLEMAGYDVNQAGDGIKGQALAVQLLPDLIMLDLMLPKVDGLTVCQRLRRDRRTADIPVLMLTALGQTQDKVDGFNAGADDYLTKPFELDEMLARVRALLRRTDRIPQAAKHSEILNYGPLTLIPERYEAIWFDGTVKLTHLEFELLHCLLQRHGQTVSPSQILQEVWGYEPNDDIETIRVHVRHLRTKLEPDPRHPKFIKTVYGAGYCLELPAVAAE from the coding sequence ATGCCTCGTATTCTCGTCATTGATGATGATGCCGCGATCGCGGAGCTTGTTTCTGTCAATTTGGAAATGGCAGGCTACGACGTGAATCAGGCGGGGGATGGCATCAAGGGTCAAGCCCTGGCCGTGCAGCTGCTGCCAGATCTAATCATGCTCGACCTGATGCTGCCGAAGGTTGATGGGCTAACCGTGTGTCAGCGTCTGCGCCGCGATCGTCGCACCGCCGACATTCCTGTCCTGATGCTGACGGCGCTGGGGCAAACCCAGGACAAGGTCGATGGCTTTAACGCCGGAGCCGATGACTACCTGACCAAGCCCTTTGAGCTCGATGAGATGCTGGCGCGGGTGCGGGCGCTGCTGCGCCGCACCGATCGCATTCCCCAGGCCGCCAAGCACAGCGAAATTCTCAACTACGGCCCCCTCACCCTGATTCCTGAGCGCTACGAAGCCATTTGGTTTGACGGCACCGTCAAGCTGACCCACCTGGAGTTTGAGCTGCTGCACTGCCTGCTGCAGCGCCACGGGCAGACCGTATCCCCCAGCCAGATCCTGCAAGAGGTGTGGGGCTACGAACCCAACGACGACATCGAGACCATTCGGGTTCACGTGCGGCACCTGCGCACCAAGCTAGAGCCTGACCCCAGGCACCCCAAGTTTATCAAGACGGTCTACGGCGCGGGCTATTGCCTGGAACTGCCCGCGGTGGCCGCCGAGTAG
- a CDS encoding PAS domain-containing protein: MTLLGGLTFLRDGGETGALIRAFNWSETSLGPMETWPYSLKVTLQILLSSRFPMQILWGPDYLQFYNDAYIPIAGNKHPAGIGQRAEDCWQEVWDFSGALLEQVRTTGEATWSEDQPLVLNRNGQAEEGYFTFSYTPIWDEQGQVGGIFIAVNETTQKILGERRERTLRAAAQAVSENLENVLTSISDEFMMFDSNWCFTYVNDRAVAALQRSRSELLGQPIWAVLPKAIAASFYAQLHRAVEAQTATSFELFSAGEGRWLENRVYPFASGVSLLRVDITDRKHLEQALQSSQEQLNSLLNTAPASIARCRFFANRTYVLDYRSVGCEALTGYTLAELTPELWAARTFAADWAANADAMFDAVFEQRPITVEYRFRHKDGSVRWISDSLTARRDEAQDCWMVTMVGIDITARKQAEEALRSSEAHLAMAQRVAQFGSWEFYPDSQQSVWSRAMFDQFGYDPTQAEPSYDELMERIYPEDRPTVEQFVKRAIVERQPFAFDLRVILPDGALRYMHSRCEPVVEGQGVIRLMGTCLDITERKQIEMVLQESQARLQLALQGANCGTWDYDLISQDLVWSDRCKAMYGLAPDTAMGFDVFAQAIHPDDRDRVQQAVADAIAHRLDYDVQMRTLWPDGTIRWVRSIGRVYDNDQGQPHRMAGVALDISALKQAEIALRESEERYRVLAEAMPQMVWMADRSGVQYWNQRWYDYTGISQDAAAGTGGTQLVHPDEQERTMELWQRALEEGVGFDIEQRIRRHDGVYRWFLNRGLPVQDGSGEVTRWVGTITDVDDQKQLETQRLRLLEQERLARAAAENANRTKDEFLAVLSHELRSPLNPILGWAGLLRTGKLNPSKTDYALETIERNAKLQAQLIDDLLDVSRILRGKLVLNSMPVALTAVIQDALETVRAIGETKGIQFDIHLDGAPHQVLGDPNRLKQVVWNLLSNAVKFTPQDGRVSVHLGYVNGWAEIRVSDTGKGIAAEFLPHVFDRFRQADSTTTRDFGGLGLGLAIAYQIVEMHSGTIQAASPGDGRGATFTVRFPTVVDAIESPGLAHPPVTPGNLQNIHVLIVEDDPDSRDLITTTLQQFGAKVTALASAAAAIEALSQMQPDVLVSDIGMPGMDGYMLMQQVRAVTHTQQIPAIALTSYTSEIDQQKVLAAGFQKHLPKPMEPAQLVETIAALVQYRSP; the protein is encoded by the coding sequence ATGACGTTATTGGGTGGACTGACCTTCTTGAGAGACGGTGGCGAGACAGGTGCTCTAATTCGAGCGTTTAACTGGTCAGAGACTTCCCTGGGGCCGATGGAAACCTGGCCCTATAGTCTCAAAGTAACCCTGCAAATTTTGCTGTCATCCCGGTTCCCCATGCAGATTTTGTGGGGGCCTGACTATCTTCAGTTCTACAACGACGCCTATATTCCGATCGCGGGCAACAAGCACCCTGCCGGTATCGGTCAGCGGGCCGAAGACTGCTGGCAGGAGGTGTGGGATTTCTCGGGGGCGCTGCTGGAGCAGGTGCGAACCACGGGTGAGGCTACCTGGTCTGAGGATCAGCCCCTAGTCCTAAATCGCAACGGGCAGGCTGAGGAGGGATATTTCACGTTTTCCTACACGCCGATTTGGGATGAGCAGGGCCAGGTAGGGGGCATTTTTATTGCGGTCAACGAAACGACTCAAAAAATCCTGGGGGAGCGGCGCGAACGGACGTTGCGGGCCGCAGCCCAGGCGGTTTCTGAGAACTTAGAAAACGTGTTGACCAGCATCAGTGATGAGTTCATGATGTTTGACTCCAACTGGTGCTTTACCTACGTCAACGATCGCGCCGTCGCCGCGCTGCAGCGATCGCGCTCAGAGCTTTTGGGTCAGCCCATTTGGGCCGTATTGCCCAAGGCGATCGCCGCCTCTTTTTACGCCCAACTGCACCGGGCGGTTGAGGCGCAAACCGCCACCAGCTTTGAGCTATTCTCGGCGGGGGAAGGGCGCTGGCTGGAAAATCGGGTGTATCCCTTCGCCAGCGGGGTGTCGCTACTGCGGGTTGACATCACCGATCGCAAGCATCTGGAGCAGGCCCTCCAGAGTTCCCAGGAGCAGCTCAACAGTCTGCTCAATACGGCCCCGGCCTCGATTGCTCGCTGCCGCTTTTTTGCCAACCGCACCTACGTTTTGGACTATCGCTCGGTGGGCTGCGAGGCCCTGACCGGCTATACCCTGGCAGAACTTACCCCCGAACTGTGGGCGGCGCGCACCTTTGCGGCGGACTGGGCGGCGAATGCTGACGCCATGTTTGATGCGGTGTTTGAGCAGCGACCGATCACGGTGGAGTACCGCTTTCGCCACAAAGACGGGTCGGTTCGGTGGATCTCAGACAGCCTGACCGCCCGCCGAGATGAGGCCCAGGACTGCTGGATGGTGACGATGGTGGGCATTGATATCACCGCGCGCAAGCAGGCAGAAGAGGCCCTGCGCTCCAGCGAAGCCCACCTGGCCATGGCCCAGCGGGTGGCTCAGTTTGGCAGCTGGGAATTTTACCCCGACAGTCAGCAGAGTGTTTGGTCAAGGGCTATGTTTGACCAGTTTGGCTATGACCCCACCCAGGCTGAACCCAGCTATGACGAACTCATGGAGCGCATCTACCCCGAGGATCGCCCCACGGTTGAGCAGTTTGTCAAGCGGGCGATCGTCGAACGGCAGCCCTTTGCCTTTGATTTAAGAGTGATTTTGCCCGACGGTGCCCTGCGCTATATGCACTCGCGCTGTGAGCCCGTAGTCGAGGGCCAGGGGGTGATCAGGCTGATGGGCACCTGTCTAGACATCACCGAGCGCAAGCAGATCGAGATGGTGTTACAGGAGAGCCAGGCCCGGCTACAGCTGGCGCTCCAGGGAGCCAACTGCGGCACCTGGGACTACGACTTGATCAGCCAAGACCTGGTGTGGTCCGATCGCTGCAAAGCCATGTACGGTCTTGCCCCCGACACCGCCATGGGCTTCGACGTGTTCGCCCAGGCCATCCACCCCGACGATCGCGATCGCGTGCAGCAGGCGGTGGCCGATGCGATCGCCCACCGCCTGGACTACGACGTTCAAATGCGTACCCTGTGGCCCGACGGCACCATCCGGTGGGTGCGCTCCATTGGCCGGGTCTACGACAACGACCAGGGGCAACCCCACCGCATGGCGGGGGTCGCCCTCGATATTTCGGCCCTCAAGCAGGCTGAAATCGCCCTGCGGGAAAGCGAAGAACGCTACCGGGTGCTGGCTGAGGCCATGCCCCAAATGGTCTGGATGGCCGACCGCAGCGGGGTGCAATACTGGAACCAGCGCTGGTACGACTACACCGGCATCTCCCAGGATGCCGCCGCCGGTACCGGCGGCACTCAGCTGGTGCACCCCGACGAGCAGGAGCGCACCATGGAGCTGTGGCAGCGGGCTTTGGAGGAGGGGGTTGGGTTTGACATTGAGCAGCGGATTCGCCGCCACGATGGGGTTTACCGCTGGTTTCTCAATCGTGGCCTGCCGGTGCAGGACGGCAGCGGCGAAGTCACCCGCTGGGTCGGCACCATCACCGATGTGGACGATCAAAAGCAGCTTGAAACCCAGCGTCTGCGCCTGCTAGAGCAGGAGCGTCTGGCTCGAGCCGCCGCCGAGAACGCCAACCGTACTAAAGACGAGTTTTTGGCGGTGCTCTCCCATGAACTGAGGTCGCCTCTCAACCCAATTTTGGGCTGGGCCGGGCTGCTGCGCACCGGCAAGCTGAATCCATCTAAAACTGACTACGCCCTTGAGACCATCGAGCGCAACGCCAAACTTCAGGCTCAGCTGATTGACGACCTGCTGGATGTATCGCGCATTCTGCGCGGCAAGCTGGTGCTCAACAGTATGCCCGTCGCTTTGACGGCGGTGATTCAAGATGCCCTCGAAACCGTACGCGCCATCGGCGAAACCAAGGGTATACAGTTTGACATTCATCTCGATGGGGCACCGCACCAGGTGCTGGGCGACCCCAACCGCCTCAAGCAGGTGGTGTGGAACCTGTTGTCAAACGCGGTGAAGTTTACGCCCCAGGATGGTCGGGTTTCTGTGCACCTGGGCTACGTCAACGGCTGGGCAGAAATTCGGGTGAGCGACACCGGCAAAGGCATTGCCGCTGAGTTTTTGCCCCACGTGTTCGATCGCTTTAGACAGGCCGACAGCACCACGACCCGAGACTTTGGCGGTCTGGGTCTGGGTCTGGCGATCGCCTACCAAATTGTCGAAATGCACAGCGGCACCATTCAGGCGGCTAGCCCCGGCGACGGTCGGGGGGCCACCTTTACGGTGCGGTTTCCAACTGTGGTGGATGCGATCGAAAGCCCAGGGTTGGCCCACCCGCCGGTAACCCCAGGCAATTTGCAAAATATTCACGTGTTAATTGTCGAAGATGACCCCGACAGCCGCGATTTAATTACTACTACGCTCCAGCAGTTTGGAGCCAAGGTAACGGCTTTAGCCAGCGCCGCCGCCGCCATTGAGGCCCTTTCCCAGATGCAGCCCGATGTCTTAGTCAGCGATATTGGTATGCCCGGCATGGATGGCTATATGCTGATGCAGCAAGTTCGAGCGGTGACCCACACCCAGCAAATCCCGGCCATTGCCCTGACCTCCTACACCAGCGAGATCGACCAGCAGAAGGTGTTGGCCGCCGGGTTTCAAAAGCATTTGCCTAAACCTATGGAGCCAGCCCAGCTGGTGGAGACGATCGCAGCGCTGGTGCAATACCGCTCTCCCTAG